One window from the genome of Eucalyptus grandis isolate ANBG69807.140 chromosome 7, ASM1654582v1, whole genome shotgun sequence encodes:
- the LOC104454074 gene encoding calcium-dependent protein kinase 1 has protein sequence MGNTCVGPSITKNGFFQSVSAAMWRSRLPDGSVHTNAETVNEEAAKEPESPLPVQNKPPEPVTMPKPEPKPESPPKPKKKPQMKRVSSAGLKTDSVLQRRTANFKEFYNLGKKLGQGQFGTTFLCVEKATGKEFACKSIAKRKLISEEDVEDVRREVQIMHHLVGHPNVISIKGAYEDAVAVHVVMELCAGGELFDRIIQRGHYTERKAAELTRTIVGVVEACHSLGVMHRDLKPENFLFVSKEEDSLLKTIDFGLSVFFKPGDKFTDVVGSPYYVAPEVLKKRYGQEADVWSAGVILYILLSGVPPFWAETEQGIFEQVLHGDLDFSSDPWPSVTESAKDLVRRMLVRDPRRRLTAHEVLCHPWIQVDGVAPDKPLDSAVLSRLKQFSAMNKLKKMALGVIAESLSEEEIAGLKEMFKMIDADNSGQITFEELKAGLKRAGANLKESEIYDLMQAADVDNSGTIDYGEFIAAMLHLNKIEREDHLFAAFNYFDKDGSGYITQDELQQACEEFGIEDVRLEEMIKEIDQDNDGRIDYNEFVAMMQQGNAMFANAAAFGRKSLESSFSIALR, from the exons ATGGGCAATACCTGTGTGGGACCGAGCATTACGAAGAATGGGTTCTTCCAATCAGTCTCCGCCGCGATGTGGCGGTCCCGACTACCAGATGGTTCGGTACACACGAATGCGGAGACTGTGAATGAGGAGGCAGCCAAAGAGCCCGAATCGCCTTTGCCGGTGCAAAATAAGCCTCCCGAGCCAGTAACAATGCCGAAGCCAGAGCCCAAACCGGAAAGTCCTCCCAAGCCCAAGAAAAAGCCTCAGATGAAGAGGGTGTCTAGTGCAGGACTGAAGACTGATTCGGTTTTGCAAAGGAGAACCGCCAATTTCAAGGAGTTCTATAACTTGGGGAAGAAGTTAGGGCAAGGGCAATTTGGAACTACCTTCTTGTGTGTAGAGAAAGCCACAGGAAAAGAATTTGCTTGCAAATCTATAGCCAAAAGGAAGCTGATCTCTGAAGAGGATGTCGAGGATGTGCGAAGAGAAGTTCAGATAATGCACCACTTGGTGGGGCATCCAAATGTTATATCGATCAAGGGGGCTTATGAGGATGCGGTGGCCGTCCACGTGGTCATGGAGTTATGTGCAGGTGGTGAGCTCTTTGATCGGATCATTCAACGTGGGCATTATACTGAAAGAAAGGCCGCTGAGCTTACTAGGACTATAGTTGGTGTAGTTGAGGCTTGTCATTCTCTGGGCGTGATGCATCGCGATCTTAAGCCTgagaattttctctttgttaGTAAGGAGGAGGATTCCTTGCTGAAGACAATTGACTTTGGATTGTCAGTATTCTTCAAACCAG GTGACAAGTTCACAGATGTGGTCGGCAGCCCTTATTATGTTGCACCAGAAGTTCTCAAAAAGCGTTATGGACAAGAAGCTGATGTTTGGAGTGCAGGGGTTATCCTCTACATACTGTTGAGTGGAGTTCCTCCCTTTTGGGCTG AGACTGAGCAAGGGATATTCGAACAAGTCCTGCATGGGGATCTTGACTTTTCGTCAGACCCGTGGCCTAGTGTCACAGAAAGTGCTAAAGACTTGGTGAGGAGGATGCTTGTTCGAGATCCTAGAAGGCGGCTTACTGCTCATGAAGTTTTGT GCCACCCATGGATCCAGGTTGATGGTGTTGCTCCCGACAAGCCTCTTGATTCTGCAGTATTGTCTCGCTTGAAGCAATTTTCAGCAATGAACAAGCTGAAGAAAATGGCTCTTGGA GTTATAGCAGAGAGCTTATCTGAAGAAGAAATCGCTGGCCTGAAAGAAATGTTCAAGATGATAGACGCAGATAATAGTGGCCAGATTACCTTCGAAGAGCTTAAGGCAGGATTGAAAAGAGCGGGAGCCAATCTAAAAGAGTCAGAAATTTATGACTTAATGCAAGCG GCGGATGTAGATAACAGCGGGACAATTGACTATGGGGAATTCATTGCTGCCATGTTGCATTTAAACAAAATCGAGCGAGAAGATCATCTATTTGCTGCTTTTAACTACTTTGACAAGGACGGGAGTGGCTACATCACCCAGGATGAGCTTCAACAAGCTTGCGAGGAGTTTGGCATCGAGGATGTACGCCTGGAAGAAATGATCAAGGAAATCGATCAGGACAAC GATGGACGGATAGACTACAATGAGTTCGTGGCAATGATGCAACAAGGAAATGCGATGTTTGCAAATGCAGCTGCTTTTGGCAGGAAAAGCCTAGAAAGTAGTTTCAGCATCGCACTTAGATAA
- the LOC104454076 gene encoding uncharacterized protein At2g39795, mitochondrial, protein EALPRINRRRERERARNELRQSSGESPSTLTATCGGGSSPAATCASPSLAAPSRIAPAAAAAHPTVASAVNSILLRSLKEHYLEVSKMTPPPKVNPPSPFTIVKGALDADGPVLRRTYNDEEISLYVMRLANLVPGGGREDDGEDDINQLFLHVSIAKPGQEEALHFLCGLYPDALGIHSVSMRPKLETTGFLVVPKKYNGPIFEDLDEKVRDVLHSYIEERGVNESLFPFLQAWLYVKDHRGLMRWFKSVGTFINKDKSAKDD, encoded by the exons GAAGCACTTCCCCGTATCAATCGCcggcgcgagagagagagagctcgtaACGAATTACGACAAAGTAGCGGCGAATCTCCGTCGACTCTGACCGCAACATGTGGCGGAGGCTCGTCTCCGGCGGCCACCTGCGCCTCCCCCTCCCTGGCCGCTCCATCCCGCATcgcgcccgccgccgccgccgcgcacCCCACCGTCGCCTCCGCCGTCAACTCCATCCTCCTCCGCTCCCTCAAGGAGCACTACCTCGAAGTCTCCAAGATGACTCCTCCTCCC AAGGTGAATCCCCCGTCGCCGTTCACCATCGTGAAGGGCGCGCTCGACGCCGACGGTCCGGTCCTCCGGCGGACTTACAACGACGAAGAGATCAGCCTCTACGTCATGCGGCTGGCGAATCTGGTCCCCGGCGGCGGCCGAGAGGACGACGGCGAGGACGACATCAATCAGCTGTTCCTTCACGTGAGCATCGCGAAGCCTGGCCAGGAGGAGGCCCTGCATTTCCTGTGCGGGTTGTATCCGGACGCGCTGGGGATTCACTCTGTTTCGATGAGGCCGAAGCTCGAGACGACGGGTTTCCTCGTGGTTCCGAAGAAATACAATGGCCCCATTTTCGA AGACCTTGATGAAAAGGTGAGGGATGTGCTTCACAGTTACATTGAGGAACGGGGGGTGAATGAGAGTCTCTTCCCATTTCTTCAAGCATGGCTTTATGTCAAGGATCATAGGGGTCTGATGCGTTGGTTTAAATCAGTGGGTACATTTATCAACAAAGATAAGTCTGCAAAAGATGATTAA